Proteins from a genomic interval of Candidatus Binatia bacterium:
- the polX gene encoding DNA polymerase/3'-5' exonuclease PolX — protein MLDNSEVARKLLEIRTLMEMAGESFYKYMAYEKAAASVENAPPLADLVASGEHLKLPSIGKTIGAAIEELVKTGTAEPLEELYKRFPPSIVEVLGVSGIGTKTAAMLFTDYGIASLADLESAIAAGALAGVPRLGSKTIENWRRGILAYKGRQRRTPLPQALAIAHEAIDYLRDGPPLERLEYAGSLRRCEVTVGDIDIVCTSPQAAEVIAHFTAWPRARAVLAEGPTKASIWLEGGLQIDLRVLPDHLYGNLLQHFTGSREHNIKLREHAVRSGLRVSENGILNLESGDVITCSDEAGVYAALGMQFVPPELRSGLDEIDLARAGAIPRLVERRDLLGDFHMHTTSSDGDDTLEAMIAAAAALGYAYHAISDHSKGRVRRYGVSPQDLIEQRALAQKLGERYKIRTLCSSEVDVLPDGSLDFPDDVLASLDIVIASVHTATRQSREEMTARLIRACENPYVTIVGHPTGRRFDASSGYEFDYDAVFAAAARTGTALEIDGQAARLDLPAPLARKAAAFGVTLSLDSDAHRTGDLHAIEYAVGQARRAGLRKEDVLNAQPLEFVQAFVARKRAAA, from the coding sequence GTGCTCGATAACAGCGAAGTCGCCCGCAAGCTCTTGGAGATCCGCACGCTCATGGAGATGGCGGGCGAGTCGTTCTACAAGTACATGGCCTACGAAAAGGCGGCCGCATCGGTCGAGAACGCACCGCCGCTCGCCGACCTCGTCGCGTCGGGCGAGCATCTCAAGTTGCCCTCCATCGGCAAGACGATCGGCGCCGCGATCGAGGAGCTCGTGAAGACGGGAACGGCGGAGCCGCTCGAGGAGCTCTACAAGCGCTTCCCGCCGTCGATCGTCGAGGTGCTCGGCGTGAGCGGCATCGGAACGAAGACGGCCGCGATGCTTTTCACGGATTACGGAATCGCCTCGCTCGCCGACCTGGAGTCCGCGATCGCAGCCGGCGCGCTCGCCGGCGTTCCGCGGCTCGGCAGCAAGACGATCGAGAACTGGCGCCGCGGAATTCTCGCGTACAAGGGGCGCCAACGGCGCACGCCGCTGCCGCAGGCGCTCGCGATCGCGCACGAAGCGATCGACTACCTGCGCGATGGACCTCCGCTCGAACGTCTCGAGTATGCGGGCAGCCTGCGGCGCTGCGAGGTGACGGTCGGCGATATCGATATCGTCTGCACGTCGCCGCAGGCGGCCGAGGTGATCGCGCACTTTACCGCGTGGCCCCGCGCGCGAGCCGTGCTCGCCGAAGGCCCGACGAAGGCGAGCATCTGGCTCGAGGGAGGACTGCAGATCGACCTGCGCGTGCTGCCCGACCACCTCTACGGCAACCTGCTGCAGCACTTCACCGGATCGCGCGAGCACAACATCAAGCTGCGCGAACACGCGGTGCGATCCGGCCTGCGCGTCAGCGAGAACGGCATCCTGAATCTCGAGAGCGGCGACGTGATCACGTGCTCCGACGAAGCCGGCGTCTATGCGGCGCTCGGCATGCAATTCGTTCCGCCGGAGCTGCGCAGCGGACTCGACGAGATCGATCTCGCGCGAGCCGGCGCGATTCCGAGGCTCGTCGAGCGTCGCGACCTTCTCGGCGATTTCCACATGCACACGACGTCGAGCGACGGCGACGACACGCTCGAGGCGATGATCGCGGCCGCGGCGGCGCTCGGCTATGCGTACCACGCGATCAGCGATCACTCGAAGGGACGCGTTCGCCGGTACGGCGTGAGCCCGCAGGACCTCATCGAGCAGCGAGCGCTCGCGCAGAAGCTCGGCGAACGATACAAGATTCGCACGCTCTGTTCGAGCGAGGTGGACGTTCTGCCCGACGGCTCGCTCGACTTCCCCGACGACGTGCTTGCGAGCCTCGACATCGTTATCGCATCCGTGCACACGGCGACGCGGCAGTCGCGCGAGGAGATGACGGCGCGTCTGATCCGCGCGTGCGAGAATCCTTACGTGACGATCGTCGGCCATCCCACCGGACGCCGCTTCGACGCGTCGTCGGGATACGAATTCGATTACGACGCGGTCTTCGCGGCGGCGGCGCGTACGGGAACCGCGCTCGAGATCGACGGACAGGCGGCGCGCCTCGATCTTCCCGCGCCGCTCGCGCGCAAGGCTGCCGCTTTCGGCGTTACGCTCTCGCTCGATAGCGACGCGCACCGCACCGGAGATCTCCACGCGATCGAGTACGCGGTCGGGCAGGCGCGCCGCGCGGGACTCCGCAAAGAGGACGTTCTCAACGCGCAGCCGCTCGAGTTCGTGCAGGCCTTCGTCGCCCGCAAGCGGGCCGCGGCGTGA
- a CDS encoding alpha/beta fold hydrolase translates to MIAGARVAGSRAARGRTLLFVHGVGSTAAIWDAQLEAFAGEHLCAAVELRGNGARKPDPDPVTISREGFAQDALAVAGALGAERFTLVGCSLGGVVAFELWRTAPERIEAMLLLGTFARYPDGEKYARQIVEQAREIGNMRAFGEQRAARLGLPPDRLHETVEQFACKSVECFAAATQATWTGDYADVLPSIGVPALVAHGEHDAVAPRALSEAIAAGIPGARLAEIEGAGHVANADNPRAFNALLREFLRS, encoded by the coding sequence GTGATTGCGGGCGCGCGCGTCGCGGGCTCGCGCGCCGCGCGCGGACGGACGCTGCTCTTCGTGCACGGCGTCGGCTCGACCGCGGCGATCTGGGACGCGCAGCTCGAGGCCTTCGCGGGCGAGCACCTCTGCGCGGCGGTCGAGTTGCGCGGCAACGGTGCGCGCAAGCCCGATCCCGATCCCGTCACGATCTCTCGCGAGGGTTTCGCGCAGGACGCGCTCGCCGTCGCCGGCGCGCTCGGAGCCGAACGATTCACGCTGGTCGGGTGCAGCCTCGGCGGCGTCGTCGCATTCGAGTTGTGGCGTACCGCGCCGGAGCGGATCGAGGCGATGCTCTTGCTCGGAACGTTCGCCCGCTATCCCGACGGCGAAAAGTACGCGCGGCAGATCGTCGAGCAGGCGCGCGAAATCGGCAACATGCGGGCGTTCGGAGAGCAACGCGCCGCGCGGCTCGGGCTGCCGCCGGACCGGCTGCACGAAACCGTCGAGCAGTTCGCCTGCAAATCGGTCGAATGTTTCGCCGCGGCGACCCAGGCGACGTGGACCGGCGATTACGCCGACGTGCTGCCTTCGATCGGCGTTCCGGCGCTCGTTGCCCACGGCGAGCACGACGCGGTTGCGCCGCGCGCCCTCTCCGAAGCGATCGCGGCGGGGATTCCGGGCGCGAGGCTCGCAGAGATCGAGGGAGCCGGTCACGTTGCGAACGCGGACAATCCGCGCGCCTTCAACGCGCTGCTGCGGGAGTTTTTGCGCTCTTAG
- the fdhD gene encoding formate dehydrogenase accessory sulfurtransferase FdhD has protein sequence MLSGVEGRVGRSVETEVVALAGDERSRKHDDLAAEEPLEIRLTAGGKTQRLAVTMRTPGNDFELACGFVYGEGIVASLDEIAEVTYCLDASVDPEQRYNVVSIEVRSAKSLDLERFERHFTVNSSCGVCGRAQLDSLRERGLEPIADDVRIAARTLYALPEKMRSAQRVFSATGGLHAAAVFDERGEAVAVREDVGRHNAVDKVVGWGLLEGRLPFARRALVVSGRASYEILQKAVVARVPIVASVSAPSSLAVDLAREFHVTLAGFLRGDRANLYSMPERIGAAS, from the coding sequence ATCCTGAGCGGAGTCGAAGGACGCGTCGGACGCAGCGTCGAGACCGAGGTCGTCGCGCTCGCCGGCGACGAGCGCAGCCGCAAGCACGACGATCTCGCGGCCGAAGAGCCGCTCGAGATCCGGCTGACGGCGGGCGGCAAAACGCAGCGGCTCGCCGTGACGATGCGGACGCCCGGCAACGACTTCGAGCTGGCCTGCGGCTTCGTCTACGGCGAGGGCATCGTCGCATCGCTCGACGAGATCGCCGAGGTCACGTACTGTCTCGACGCCTCGGTGGACCCCGAGCAACGGTATAACGTCGTCAGCATCGAGGTGCGATCGGCGAAATCGCTCGATCTCGAGCGATTCGAACGCCACTTCACGGTGAACAGCTCGTGCGGGGTCTGCGGGCGCGCCCAACTCGACTCGCTGCGCGAGCGCGGCCTCGAGCCGATCGCCGACGACGTGCGGATCGCGGCGAGAACGCTCTACGCGCTTCCCGAGAAGATGCGCTCGGCGCAACGCGTCTTCTCGGCCACCGGCGGCCTTCACGCCGCCGCGGTCTTCGACGAGCGCGGCGAGGCGGTCGCGGTGCGCGAGGACGTCGGCCGCCACAACGCCGTCGACAAGGTCGTCGGCTGGGGATTGCTCGAAGGGCGGCTGCCGTTCGCGCGCCGCGCGCTCGTCGTCAGCGGCCGCGCGAGCTACGAGATATTACAGAAAGCCGTCGTCGCACGCGTGCCGATCGTCGCGTCGGTATCGGCGCCGAGCAGTCTCGCGGTGGACCTGGCGCGGGAATTTCACGTGACGCTCGCGGGCTTCTTGCGCGGCGACCGCGCGAACCTGTATTCGATGCCCGAGCGCATCGGCGCGGCCTCCTAA
- a CDS encoding 2Fe-2S iron-sulfur cluster-binding protein has protein sequence MSVELTIDGATASVPEGATILDACKAAGVETPTLCFLESLTPVNACRVCVVELEGSRVLVPACARRAEPGMKIQTDSPRVRHSRKMVLEFLGSTVDLSTAPDAQRYGERYGADPSRYGEGAATVARPIKIDNALYVRDYAKCILCYKCVEACGVDAQNTFAIAVAGRGFDAHISTEYDVPLPDSACVYCGNCIGVCPTGALMFSSEHELRERGEWKEDEQTVTDTICSYCGVGCTLTLHVQENEIVKVTSPIENEVTSGHLCVKGRFGYAYVQNRPDDPVSS, from the coding sequence GTGAGCGTCGAGCTGACGATCGACGGCGCGACGGCGAGCGTTCCCGAGGGCGCGACGATCCTCGACGCCTGCAAGGCCGCCGGCGTCGAGACGCCGACGCTCTGTTTCCTCGAATCGCTCACGCCGGTCAACGCTTGTCGCGTCTGCGTCGTCGAGCTCGAAGGCTCACGCGTCCTCGTGCCGGCGTGCGCGCGGCGCGCCGAGCCCGGCATGAAGATTCAGACCGATTCGCCGCGCGTGCGCCACAGTCGAAAGATGGTATTGGAGTTTCTCGGATCGACGGTGGATCTCTCGACGGCGCCCGACGCGCAGCGCTACGGCGAACGGTACGGCGCCGATCCTTCGCGGTACGGCGAGGGCGCCGCGACCGTCGCTCGTCCGATCAAGATCGACAACGCGCTCTACGTCCGCGACTACGCGAAGTGCATCCTCTGCTACAAGTGCGTCGAAGCCTGCGGCGTGGACGCGCAGAACACGTTCGCCATCGCCGTCGCGGGCCGCGGATTCGACGCGCACATCTCGACCGAGTACGACGTTCCTCTCCCCGACTCGGCCTGCGTCTACTGCGGCAACTGCATCGGCGTCTGCCCGACCGGAGCGCTGATGTTCTCGTCGGAGCACGAGCTGCGCGAGCGCGGCGAGTGGAAGGAAGACGAACAGACCGTGACCGACACGATCTGCTCGTATTGCGGCGTCGGCTGCACGCTGACGCTCCACGTGCAGGAGAACGAGATCGTCAAGGTGACGTCGCCGATCGAGAACGAGGTTACGAGCGGACACCTCTGCGTCAAGGGGCGCTTCGGCTACGCGTACGTGCAAAACCGCCCCGATGACCCGGTGTCATCCTGA
- a CDS encoding NAD(P)H-dependent oxidoreductase subunit E, with translation MSDVHFTSAVATPAERDAVDAALRARDGRRVGRDMLLPALHAIAGRVGWISDGAVNYAAERLGVAPAEVYGVATFYAFFSTTPRPPRVLHVCDDIACMRAGSTELHDALEATGTTVLPSPCLGLCDRAPAVLIANAGDPPFARAIAPATASLSDEPVETRTGGSPLRLLRRVGKIDPESLDEYRANDGFRALEKAREIGPERVVAEIVASNLLGRGGAAFPTGRKMEVVAKAGARPHYLVCNADESEPGTFKDRVLMERDPFAIVEAMAIAAYAIGCQRAFIYIRAEYPLAAARIANAIERASEAGLLGDLEIDVRRGAGAYICGEETALFNSIEGKRGEPRSKPPFPVQAGLFGKPTQINNVETLANIPGILLDGGEEYARIGTADSTGTRLFCLSGAVALPGLYEVPHGTTLGALIESAGGVAGSGTLRAILLGGAAGSFVTAEALTMPLTFEDARAAGATLGSGVVMLFDDATDMSAIVRRIAHFFADESCGQCVPCRVGTVRQAEALERLARAGSDRAREISLLGEIGAAMRDASICGLGQTAANAVESARTNLRLFETAGAP, from the coding sequence GTGAGCGACGTGCACTTCACCTCGGCCGTCGCGACGCCGGCGGAACGCGACGCCGTGGATGCGGCGTTGCGCGCGCGCGACGGACGGCGGGTCGGGCGCGACATGCTTCTGCCCGCTCTGCACGCGATCGCCGGCCGCGTCGGATGGATCAGCGACGGCGCGGTTAACTACGCCGCCGAGCGGCTCGGCGTCGCGCCCGCCGAGGTCTACGGCGTCGCGACGTTCTACGCGTTCTTCTCGACGACGCCGCGCCCGCCGCGCGTGCTCCACGTCTGCGACGACATCGCGTGCATGCGCGCGGGATCGACCGAACTGCACGACGCGCTCGAGGCGACGGGGACGACGGTGCTCCCCAGTCCCTGCCTCGGCCTCTGCGATCGGGCGCCCGCGGTGCTGATCGCCAACGCGGGCGATCCGCCGTTCGCGCGCGCGATCGCACCGGCAACGGCGTCGCTCTCGGACGAGCCGGTCGAGACGCGCACCGGCGGCTCGCCGCTGCGATTGCTGCGGCGCGTCGGCAAGATCGATCCGGAGAGCCTCGACGAGTATCGCGCGAACGACGGCTTTCGCGCGCTCGAGAAGGCGCGCGAGATCGGCCCGGAACGCGTCGTCGCGGAGATCGTCGCCTCGAACCTACTCGGACGCGGCGGCGCGGCGTTTCCGACCGGACGGAAGATGGAGGTCGTCGCCAAAGCCGGCGCCCGTCCGCACTACCTCGTCTGCAACGCCGACGAATCGGAGCCGGGAACGTTTAAGGATCGCGTCCTGATGGAGCGCGATCCGTTCGCGATCGTCGAGGCGATGGCGATCGCGGCATACGCGATCGGCTGCCAACGCGCGTTCATCTATATTCGCGCCGAGTACCCGCTCGCGGCGGCGCGCATCGCGAACGCAATCGAACGCGCGAGCGAGGCCGGGTTGCTCGGCGATCTCGAGATTGACGTGCGGCGCGGCGCCGGCGCCTACATCTGCGGCGAGGAGACGGCGCTCTTCAACTCGATCGAAGGCAAACGCGGCGAGCCGCGCAGCAAGCCTCCGTTTCCCGTGCAGGCCGGGCTCTTCGGCAAGCCGACGCAGATCAACAACGTCGAGACGCTCGCAAATATCCCGGGAATTCTGCTCGACGGCGGCGAGGAGTACGCGCGCATCGGAACGGCCGATTCGACCGGCACCCGTCTCTTCTGCCTCTCCGGCGCGGTCGCGCTTCCCGGGCTCTACGAAGTGCCGCACGGCACGACGCTCGGCGCGCTGATCGAGAGCGCCGGAGGCGTCGCGGGAAGCGGGACGCTTCGAGCGATCCTGCTCGGCGGTGCGGCCGGCTCGTTCGTGACGGCGGAGGCGCTGACGATGCCGCTGACGTTCGAGGACGCGCGTGCGGCCGGCGCAACGCTCGGCTCGGGCGTCGTCATGCTCTTCGACGACGCGACCGATATGAGCGCGATCGTCCGACGGATCGCGCACTTCTTCGCCGACGAATCGTGCGGGCAGTGCGTGCCGTGCCGCGTCGGCACCGTGCGCCAAGCCGAGGCGTTGGAGAGGCTCGCGCGCGCCGGCAGCGATCGGGCGCGAGAGATATCGCTGCTCGGCGAGATCGGCGCCGCGATGCGCGACGCATCGATCTGCGGACTCGGACAGACCGCGGCGAACGCCGTCGAGTCGGCGCGCACGAACCTGCGCCTCTTCGAAACGGCCGGCGCGCCGTGA
- a CDS encoding molybdopterin-dependent oxidoreductase: MSKGYLRLTHPLVRDGGELRRASWDEALDRAAAGLRDARDRGPTRTFGMFSCSKATNEMNYIAQKFARSVMGSNNIDSCNRTUHAPSVVGLTAVFGAGGGTSSYEEIERADTVVLWGSNARETHPIFFHHVLRAIRNGAKLYVVDPRRTTSAQWADGWLGLDVGSDIALANAVGREILAAGLENRPFIERATSGFEEYRATVQPYTLDYAERVTGVPAALVRELAHAYARAPHAQLCWTLGITEHHNAVDNVRALINLALLCGHVGRYGSGLNPLRGQNNVQGGGDMGAIPNKFPGGQDVEDDASRAKFERAWNVALPSKRGWNLTDIFRAAERGELDTLYIIGENPAQSEADQEHAIGLLRGLRHLIVQDIFLTKTGELAEVVLPATAAWCESEGTVTSSERRVQRCRKALEPPGEARDDIAILGDLARRLGHDWPEYTPQGAWDECRSLSPWHAGMSYARLESLSGIPWPCYDENHPGEQFLHARLWEEPLRGERAPFAAVEHDPPVEALDDEYPVRLTTGRRLDSFNTGVQSGGYSSPLRRGERLDISPEDARRYGVAEGERVRVRSRRGSVVIPVHVDRGLREGLVFTTFHYNDDVATNLLTIDATDPQSGTAEFKACAVCIERLETAAAPA; encoded by the coding sequence ATGAGCAAAGGTTATCTTCGGTTGACGCATCCGCTCGTGCGCGACGGCGGGGAGCTCCGCCGCGCGTCGTGGGACGAGGCGCTCGATCGAGCCGCGGCCGGCCTGCGCGACGCGCGCGACCGCGGTCCGACGCGCACGTTCGGAATGTTCAGCTGCTCGAAGGCCACCAACGAGATGAACTACATCGCGCAAAAGTTCGCTCGCTCGGTTATGGGCAGCAACAACATCGACAGTTGCAACCGAACTTGACACGCCCCTAGCGTCGTCGGTCTGACGGCGGTCTTCGGGGCGGGCGGCGGCACGAGCTCCTACGAGGAGATCGAACGGGCCGACACCGTCGTCTTGTGGGGGTCGAATGCGCGCGAGACGCATCCGATCTTCTTCCACCACGTGCTCCGCGCGATCCGCAACGGCGCGAAGCTTTACGTCGTAGATCCGCGCCGCACGACGAGCGCGCAGTGGGCCGACGGCTGGCTGGGGCTCGACGTCGGCTCCGACATCGCGCTCGCCAACGCGGTCGGCCGAGAGATCCTCGCCGCGGGGCTCGAGAACCGTCCGTTCATCGAACGCGCGACCTCGGGCTTCGAGGAGTACCGCGCGACGGTGCAGCCCTACACGCTCGACTACGCGGAGCGCGTGACCGGCGTGCCGGCTGCGCTCGTGCGCGAGCTGGCACACGCCTACGCTCGAGCGCCGCACGCCCAGCTCTGCTGGACGCTCGGCATCACCGAGCACCACAACGCGGTGGATAACGTGCGCGCGCTCATCAACCTCGCGCTTCTGTGCGGCCACGTCGGGCGATACGGCAGCGGCCTCAATCCGCTGCGCGGCCAGAACAACGTGCAGGGCGGCGGCGACATGGGCGCGATTCCGAACAAGTTCCCCGGCGGACAGGACGTCGAGGACGACGCGAGCCGCGCGAAGTTCGAACGCGCCTGGAACGTCGCGTTGCCGAGCAAGCGCGGCTGGAATCTCACCGACATCTTTCGCGCCGCCGAACGCGGCGAGCTCGACACGCTCTACATCATCGGCGAGAATCCCGCGCAGTCGGAGGCCGATCAGGAGCACGCAATCGGGCTTTTGCGCGGCTTGCGCCACCTCATCGTCCAGGACATCTTCCTCACGAAGACCGGCGAGCTCGCCGAGGTCGTCCTCCCGGCGACCGCTGCGTGGTGCGAATCCGAAGGGACCGTTACGAGCAGCGAGCGGCGCGTGCAGCGCTGCCGCAAGGCGCTCGAACCGCCCGGCGAGGCGCGCGACGACATCGCGATCCTCGGCGACCTGGCGCGGCGGCTCGGGCACGACTGGCCGGAGTACACCCCGCAGGGCGCGTGGGACGAGTGCCGATCCCTCTCGCCCTGGCATGCGGGGATGAGCTACGCACGACTCGAGAGCCTCAGCGGCATACCCTGGCCCTGCTACGACGAGAACCATCCCGGCGAGCAGTTCCTCCACGCGCGGCTCTGGGAGGAGCCGCTGCGCGGCGAGCGCGCGCCCTTCGCCGCGGTCGAGCACGACCCGCCGGTCGAAGCGCTCGACGACGAGTATCCGGTGCGTTTGACGACCGGCCGGCGCTTGGATTCGTTCAACACCGGCGTGCAGAGCGGCGGCTACTCGTCGCCGCTGCGGCGCGGCGAGCGCCTCGACATCTCGCCCGAGGACGCCCGGCGGTACGGCGTCGCGGAGGGAGAGCGCGTCCGCGTCAGGTCGCGGCGGGGGAGCGTCGTCATTCCGGTCCACGTGGATCGCGGGCTGCGCGAGGGGCTCGTCTTCACGACGTTCCATTACAACGACGACGTGGCGACCAATCTTCTGACGATCGACGCGACCGATCCGCAATCCGGAACGGCCGAGTTCAAGGCCTGCGCGGTCTGCATCGAGAGGCTCGAAACGGCGGCGGCGCCCGCGTGA
- a CDS encoding branched-chain amino acid transaminase: MDLSSTTVYADGRFLNYEDAKVGLLTHGLQYGTGCFEGIRGYWVPEERDLFLVLLPDHYERLETSAKILTMELPNSVDELVDITIELCVRNRFECDVYIRPFAYKAAEDVGVRLHNVPDAFAIVPIPFKPYIDAVRGLDVCVSSWRRADDTMAPPRAKITGLYVNSALAKSEAVLNGYDEAILLSHDGHVSEGSAENIFLVRRGVLYTPDPSQNVLEGVTRRAIMDIAREELGVEVVERSIDRGELYSADEVFFTGTAVGICAVASIDRRTVGNGTAGVLTKRLAAMYDRIVTGRDPRYASWLTRTYASARISA; this comes from the coding sequence GTGGATCTTTCGTCGACGACCGTTTACGCGGATGGTCGCTTCCTCAACTACGAGGACGCAAAAGTCGGCTTGCTCACGCACGGTTTGCAATACGGCACCGGCTGTTTCGAGGGCATTCGCGGCTACTGGGTGCCCGAAGAGCGCGATCTCTTTCTCGTGCTGTTGCCCGACCACTACGAGCGCCTCGAGACTTCCGCGAAGATTCTCACGATGGAGCTTCCCAATAGCGTCGACGAGCTCGTCGACATCACGATCGAGCTCTGCGTGCGCAACCGGTTCGAGTGCGACGTCTACATCCGGCCGTTCGCGTACAAGGCCGCCGAAGACGTCGGCGTGCGGTTGCACAACGTGCCCGACGCATTCGCGATCGTTCCGATTCCGTTCAAGCCGTATATCGATGCGGTCCGCGGTCTCGACGTATGCGTCAGCTCCTGGCGTCGCGCCGACGACACGATGGCGCCGCCCCGCGCGAAGATCACCGGTCTCTACGTCAACTCCGCGCTGGCGAAGAGCGAGGCGGTGCTCAACGGCTACGACGAGGCGATCCTGCTCTCGCACGACGGCCACGTCTCCGAAGGCTCCGCCGAGAACATCTTTTTAGTGCGGCGCGGCGTTCTCTACACGCCCGATCCGTCGCAGAACGTGCTCGAAGGCGTCACGCGCCGCGCGATCATGGATATCGCGCGCGAAGAGCTCGGCGTCGAGGTCGTCGAGCGTTCGATCGACCGCGGCGAGCTCTACTCGGCCGACGAAGTCTTCTTCACGGGCACGGCGGTCGGCATCTGCGCGGTCGCGTCGATCGATCGGCGCACGGTCGGCAACGGTACCGCCGGCGTGCTGACGAAGCGTCTCGCCGCGATGTACGATCGCATCGTTACCGGGCGCGACCCGCGCTACGCGTCGTGGCTGACCAGGACTTACGCCTCCGCGAGAATCAGCGCGTAG
- a CDS encoding serine hydrolase gives MLRRAAFAAFILSVALFPALPARAYLPPPLARLDSDVRVMAHRLPAASALDVVDLSTGYHAGFNASKSMPAASTIKLPVMVEVFTQLEAGRFDLRRRVTLLASDKDYGSGDLCDAPAGTSYPVSLLLEKMIDVSDNTATNMLIRLVGRRNINRQMYSLGLAHTHLAGDVRTEGWAIRETLRTSPADLVRLLTLMARRELVDQWSSNEMIGILEADQYNTLLPEPLPDDVAIAHKTGSLYDTLNDAGIVFAADAPYAIAVMTTALPSQNLGRSFIHAVSRLTYDQELRMARWRSATGFAASPDADYWNEGSPGGDADAPPTR, from the coding sequence ATGCTGCGGCGCGCGGCCTTTGCTGCATTCATCCTCTCGGTTGCGCTCTTCCCGGCCCTGCCGGCGCGTGCGTATCTCCCGCCGCCCCTCGCCCGGCTCGATTCCGACGTTCGCGTGATGGCGCACCGGCTGCCGGCCGCAAGCGCGCTCGACGTCGTCGATCTCAGCACCGGCTATCACGCGGGCTTCAACGCGAGCAAAAGCATGCCGGCGGCATCGACGATCAAGCTTCCCGTGATGGTCGAGGTCTTCACCCAGCTCGAAGCCGGGCGCTTCGACCTGCGCCGCCGCGTGACGCTGCTCGCGTCGGATAAGGATTACGGCTCGGGGGACCTCTGCGACGCGCCCGCCGGAACGTCGTATCCGGTCTCGCTGCTGCTCGAGAAGATGATTGACGTCAGCGACAATACCGCGACGAACATGCTCATTCGGCTCGTCGGGCGGCGCAACATCAACCGTCAGATGTACTCGCTCGGCCTGGCGCACACGCACCTCGCGGGAGACGTGCGCACCGAGGGTTGGGCGATTCGCGAGACGCTGCGGACGTCACCGGCCGATCTCGTGCGCCTTCTCACGCTGATGGCGCGGCGCGAGCTGGTGGATCAATGGTCGTCGAACGAGATGATCGGGATTCTCGAGGCCGACCAGTACAACACGCTGCTGCCCGAGCCGCTTCCCGACGACGTCGCGATCGCGCACAAGACGGGATCGCTCTACGACACGCTCAACGACGCGGGCATCGTCTTCGCCGCCGACGCGCCGTACGCGATCGCCGTGATGACGACCGCGCTGCCGTCGCAGAACCTCGGACGCTCCTTCATCCACGCGGTCTCGCGCCTAACGTACGACCAAGAATTGCGGATGGCGCGCTGGCGCTCCGCGACCGGCTTCGCGGCGTCGCCCGACGCCGACTATTGGAACGAGGGCTCTCCGGGCGGCGACGCGGACGCGCCGCCTACGCGCTGA
- the rocF gene encoding arginase produces MSTTFSPVRRVDIVGVPMDLGASRRGVDMGPSAVRYAKLNDAVRRLGIVTIIDRGNLYVPIRESAEATDSSAKFLDVITEICDDLAKIVEDAIRSGGLPIVLGGDHSIAMGTLAGLTAAYGAPPGLVWIDAHADINNPESSSSGNVHGMPLYFALRNGFAVPSRTVQIGLRDVDPNEKRLLHEFGVKAFTMTDVDKLGMMRVMEEARDIAGADKRPIHVSFDMDAIDPSEAPGTGTPVKGGLSYREAHLVMEMLHDSGQLGSIEMVEINPILDNRNQTATLAVGLICSGLGKSIL; encoded by the coding sequence GTGAGCACGACGTTTTCACCGGTGCGGCGCGTCGACATCGTCGGCGTTCCGATGGATCTGGGCGCGAGCCGTCGCGGCGTGGACATGGGCCCGTCGGCGGTGCGCTACGCGAAACTGAACGACGCGGTACGGCGGCTCGGCATCGTCACGATCATCGACCGCGGAAACCTCTACGTCCCGATCCGCGAGTCGGCCGAGGCAACCGACTCCTCGGCGAAATTCCTCGACGTCATCACCGAGATCTGCGACGACCTCGCGAAGATCGTCGAAGATGCCATACGCTCCGGGGGCCTGCCGATCGTCCTCGGCGGCGATCACTCGATCGCAATGGGAACGCTCGCGGGTCTCACCGCTGCGTACGGAGCGCCGCCGGGACTCGTCTGGATCGACGCGCACGCCGACATCAATAACCCCGAGAGCTCCAGCAGCGGCAACGTCCACGGCATGCCGCTCTACTTTGCGCTACGCAACGGCTTCGCCGTGCCCTCGAGAACGGTGCAGATCGGCCTGCGCGACGTAGATCCGAACGAGAAGCGGCTGTTGCACGAGTTCGGCGTCAAGGCGTTTACGATGACCGACGTGGACAAGCTCGGAATGATGCGCGTGATGGAAGAGGCTCGAGATATCGCCGGTGCGGATAAGCGCCCGATCCACGTCTCGTTCGATATGGACGCGATAGACCCGAGCGAGGCGCCCGGCACGGGCACGCCCGTGAAGGGCGGCCTGAGTTACCGCGAAGCGCACCTCGTGATGGAGATGCTCCACGACAGCGGACAGCTCGGCTCGATCGAAATGGTCGAGATCAATCCGATCCTCGATAACCGCAATCAGACCGCGACGCTCGCGGTCGGCTTGATCTGCTCCGGCCTCGGAAAATCTATCCTCTAG